A genomic stretch from Limnobacter thiooxidans includes:
- the thrC gene encoding threonine synthase: MKYFSSRGGMEPQDFSEILLEGLAPDGGLAVPEFYPQVPLSVLESWKSLNYGELAFEVLKAYATDIPEADLKALTTKTYTKAVYGTAEITPLRELFDGIKVLELSNGPTLAFKDMAMQLLGNLFEYQLARTNRELNILGATSGDTGSAAEYAMRGKKGVRVFMLSPLGKMSAFQRAQMYSLQDPNIFNIAVEGLFDDCQDVVKAVSEDLEYKARQKIGTVNSINWGRISAQVVYYFNAYLRTAEKIGDPVSFAVPSGNFGNVLAGHIARQMGLPIRKLIVATNENNVLDEFFKTGVYRPRKSAETYITSSPSMDISKASNFERFVYDLLGRDPKALKALWQDLAKEGQFDLSQDARFKRVEETFGFQSGCSNHQNRLDTIREVYSRTGTLIDTHTADAVKVARELVEPGVPMVVLETALAVKFAETIEEATGQTPPVPAAFEGIEKLPQRVVEMPVSVDQVKAFIAVNTGL, encoded by the coding sequence ATGAAATACTTCAGCAGCCGCGGGGGCATGGAGCCCCAGGATTTTTCCGAAATTCTGCTGGAAGGCCTCGCGCCTGACGGTGGCCTGGCCGTGCCCGAGTTTTACCCGCAAGTGCCTTTGTCTGTTCTGGAAAGCTGGAAAAGCCTGAATTACGGTGAGTTGGCATTTGAAGTGTTGAAGGCCTATGCCACCGACATTCCCGAAGCAGACCTGAAAGCACTGACCACGAAAACTTACACCAAAGCGGTGTACGGAACGGCCGAGATTACACCCTTGCGCGAGTTGTTTGATGGCATCAAGGTTCTGGAGCTGTCTAATGGCCCCACGCTGGCCTTCAAAGACATGGCCATGCAGTTGCTAGGCAATCTGTTTGAATACCAGTTGGCCCGCACCAACCGCGAGTTGAATATTCTGGGTGCCACCAGTGGCGATACCGGTTCTGCGGCTGAATATGCCATGCGCGGCAAAAAGGGTGTGCGTGTTTTCATGTTGAGCCCTTTGGGCAAGATGAGCGCATTTCAGCGAGCCCAGATGTACAGCCTTCAAGACCCGAACATTTTCAATATTGCCGTTGAGGGTTTGTTTGATGACTGTCAGGATGTTGTCAAGGCAGTCAGCGAAGACCTAGAGTACAAGGCACGCCAGAAAATCGGCACGGTCAACTCCATCAACTGGGGCCGCATTTCTGCACAGGTGGTGTACTACTTCAACGCCTACCTTCGCACGGCTGAAAAAATCGGCGATCCGGTCAGTTTTGCCGTGCCCTCCGGCAACTTCGGCAACGTGCTGGCTGGGCACATTGCGCGTCAAATGGGCCTGCCGATTCGCAAGCTGATTGTGGCCACCAATGAAAACAATGTGCTGGACGAGTTTTTCAAAACAGGTGTGTATCGCCCGCGCAAGTCTGCCGAAACTTACATCACTTCCAGCCCGTCCATGGACATTTCCAAGGCGTCCAACTTTGAGCGTTTTGTGTATGATTTGCTGGGTCGTGACCCCAAGGCTTTGAAAGCCCTGTGGCAAGACCTGGCCAAAGAAGGCCAGTTCGATTTGTCCCAGGACGCCCGGTTCAAGCGCGTTGAAGAAACCTTTGGTTTTCAGTCTGGTTGCTCGAATCATCAGAACCGCTTGGACACCATTCGCGAAGTGTATTCACGCACTGGTACATTGATCGACACCCACACGGCCGACGCAGTGAAAGTGGCACGTGAGCTCGTGGAACCCGGCGTCCCCATGGTGGTGCTTGAAACGGCACTGGCCGTGAAGTTTGCTGAAACCATCGAAGAAGCAACTGGTCAAACACCGCCGGTTCCGGCTGCATTCGAAGGTATTGAAAAACTGCCGCAACGTGTGGTGGAAATGCCCGTGTCTGTTGATCAGGTGAAGGCCTTTATTGCGGTCAACACTGGCCTGTAA
- a CDS encoding sigma-54-dependent transcriptional regulator, whose product MTSSSKLLDPPETIQGQGFDAQPKKGLAALAVDDEPGMRHFLEKALETRFSRVDTAGSVEMAQALFEGHDYSTIVLDVSLPGKSGLAWLNELRQVGYEGDVILITGYADMDTAIGALRAGAQDFLQKPFRIDQLWYALDRAADQNRLKRENFVLKRAVSTFQQNEQVMVGESPIVRHLRKLIAKVAPTDSTVLLTGESGSGKEVLARTLHGMSLRSERPFVPINCGAISPELIESELFGHAKGAFTGANESHQGLFYYAQGGTLFLDEIGELPLSMQTKLLRVLEDRRIRPVGSTREVDVDVRIVAATNVNLDTEVKRGRFRQDLYYRLQVMPIEMPPLRSRQEDVELLANYFIKIFARKLRIEPLKISADMLARLQAYEWPGNVRELRNFIERSLILGYFPKEDLPLNLNLDERAESTEEPQDESLELVERAHILRVLNACSGNKSEAARRLGVSRKTLERKCMAWSQE is encoded by the coding sequence TTGACCTCGTCCTCCAAACTTCTCGATCCACCCGAAACCATTCAGGGCCAAGGCTTTGACGCCCAGCCCAAGAAAGGTTTGGCCGCTTTGGCCGTGGACGACGAGCCGGGCATGCGCCATTTTCTTGAAAAGGCGCTTGAAACCCGGTTTTCCCGAGTAGATACCGCGGGATCAGTGGAAATGGCCCAGGCACTTTTTGAGGGGCATGATTACAGCACCATTGTGCTCGATGTCAGCTTGCCGGGCAAAAGTGGGCTGGCCTGGTTGAACGAGCTTCGCCAGGTGGGGTATGAGGGTGATGTCATCCTGATTACCGGTTATGCCGACATGGACACCGCCATTGGTGCCCTGCGGGCAGGTGCACAGGATTTTCTGCAAAAACCCTTTCGAATCGACCAGCTTTGGTATGCCCTTGACCGGGCCGCGGATCAAAACCGCCTGAAACGCGAAAACTTCGTGCTGAAAAGGGCTGTTTCCACTTTTCAGCAAAACGAACAGGTCATGGTGGGTGAAAGTCCGATCGTCCGTCACCTTCGAAAACTGATCGCCAAGGTGGCGCCGACCGATTCAACCGTCTTGCTGACCGGTGAGTCTGGTTCCGGAAAGGAAGTGTTGGCCCGTACCCTTCATGGCATGAGTCTTCGAAGTGAGCGGCCCTTTGTGCCCATCAACTGCGGTGCCATTTCCCCGGAACTGATCGAAAGCGAATTGTTTGGCCATGCCAAAGGCGCATTCACAGGTGCCAATGAATCGCACCAAGGTCTTTTTTATTACGCCCAGGGCGGTACCCTGTTTCTCGATGAAATTGGTGAGTTGCCCCTGAGCATGCAAACCAAACTGCTTCGAGTACTCGAAGACCGGCGCATTCGCCCGGTGGGCAGTACGCGTGAAGTGGATGTGGACGTGCGCATTGTTGCCGCCACCAACGTGAACCTGGATACAGAGGTCAAGCGCGGCCGTTTTCGGCAAGACCTTTACTACCGCTTGCAAGTGATGCCGATTGAAATGCCGCCGCTGCGTTCCCGGCAGGAAGACGTTGAGCTGTTGGCCAACTATTTCATCAAGATTTTCGCCCGGAAGTTGCGCATCGAGCCTTTGAAAATCAGTGCCGACATGCTGGCCCGGCTTCAGGCTTATGAGTGGCCAGGCAATGTACGCGAATTGCGAAATTTCATTGAACGTTCCCTGATTCTGGGTTATTTCCCCAAGGAAGACCTGCCTTTGAACCTGAATCTTGACGAGCGCGCCGAGTCCACAGAAGAGCCGCAGGACGAGTCACTGGAGCTTGTAGAGCGGGCGCACATACTGCGTGTGCTCAATGCATGCAGTGGCAACAAGTCAGAGGCCGCCCGGCGTTTGGGTGTGTCCCGAAAAACTCTTGAACGAAAGTGCATGGCGTGGAGCCAGGAATAG
- a CDS encoding cache domain-containing protein: protein MIVLIPIVALLVWSAGQAAYTKILISKVRSDLVLAQQKFNDVQESKSLALKAWSESAYLRNVLQRHGGNLGNAELAVQAEKMGFAYLRLINPGGMVLSSFPARLPYMLEPEAQRSVELRESGSYTVLLSNAELSDISPALATRAVQAIVPTSNASPSSKITEDRALVVQVLQPLFHEGALLGYLEGGLLLNGNLGLVDEINNLIYSPNTLLEGSIGTTTVFLEDVRVATTVRREGELRALGTRVSDVVRQSVLGRGEVWLERAFVVNDWYVAAYAPLLSPDGDRIGMFYVGFLEAPYASIKTRLLVLFLLAVAAAIVLGAFMVVRLTSGIFYPLRRMNYIMSLQEQGNTCARVGDLRRADEFADLASHFDALLAQLDARRAELVGLNEALDVRVRERTADLQAANQQLHQAVAQLLASEKLAALGQLTAGIAHEFNNPLAIMMGHLDLLRMTLLDPESAKTLRLLDEQVHRMRNIVQKLLQFCRPDEYASYTEAVNVNEVIQDSILFVRSEIEMARARLKLDFNATETVQISRTELQQVMVNLLINAAHALEGPFDGEDKSPDEPATIFIETFNATSEDGHAEVRIRVQNNGEPIPAERLQLIFKMFYTSKQAGRGTGLGLPVSRMLVQRYGGDLIAQSPVVPVSKPQWGACFEIVLRCKAKPSADILKETGQQILLIEKQLSQGN from the coding sequence TTGATTGTACTCATCCCGATTGTGGCCCTGCTGGTGTGGTCCGCCGGGCAGGCCGCGTATACGAAAATCCTGATTTCCAAAGTACGCAGCGATCTGGTGCTGGCACAGCAAAAATTCAATGATGTTCAGGAAAGCAAATCCCTGGCATTGAAAGCCTGGTCTGAAAGTGCTTACCTGCGAAACGTACTGCAGCGGCATGGCGGCAACCTGGGCAATGCCGAGCTGGCCGTGCAGGCCGAGAAAATGGGATTTGCTTACCTGCGGCTGATCAACCCAGGCGGCATGGTGTTGAGTTCGTTCCCAGCCCGATTGCCGTACATGCTTGAACCGGAAGCACAGCGGTCGGTGGAGCTTCGCGAATCTGGAAGCTACACGGTACTGTTGTCGAACGCCGAGCTGAGCGATATTTCACCCGCACTGGCCACACGCGCAGTACAGGCAATTGTCCCCACCTCCAACGCAAGTCCTTCAAGCAAAATAACTGAGGATCGCGCGCTGGTGGTTCAGGTATTGCAGCCCTTGTTTCATGAAGGTGCCTTGCTCGGTTATCTGGAGGGCGGTTTGCTGCTCAATGGTAATTTGGGCTTGGTTGATGAAATCAACAACCTGATTTACTCGCCCAATACTTTGCTTGAAGGGTCAATTGGTACCACTACCGTGTTTCTCGAAGACGTGCGCGTGGCCACCACGGTAAGGCGTGAGGGTGAACTGCGCGCGTTGGGCACCCGGGTTTCCGATGTGGTGCGGCAAAGTGTGTTGGGGCGCGGTGAAGTGTGGCTCGAGCGGGCATTCGTAGTGAATGACTGGTATGTGGCCGCCTATGCGCCCTTGTTGAGTCCGGATGGAGACCGCATCGGCATGTTTTACGTGGGTTTTCTGGAAGCGCCTTACGCCAGCATCAAAACTCGCTTGCTGGTGCTTTTCCTGCTTGCGGTGGCTGCGGCCATAGTGTTGGGGGCGTTCATGGTGGTGCGCTTGACCTCGGGCATTTTTTACCCACTTCGGCGAATGAATTACATCATGAGCTTGCAGGAACAGGGTAACACCTGCGCGCGCGTGGGCGACTTGCGGCGTGCCGATGAATTTGCCGACCTTGCCAGCCACTTTGATGCCTTGCTGGCGCAACTGGATGCTCGCCGCGCAGAGCTGGTTGGCTTGAATGAAGCGCTAGATGTGCGGGTGCGAGAACGCACAGCCGACCTGCAGGCTGCCAACCAGCAGTTGCACCAGGCTGTTGCGCAATTGCTGGCTTCAGAAAAACTGGCTGCCCTGGGGCAGTTAACCGCAGGCATTGCGCATGAGTTCAATAACCCGCTGGCCATCATGATGGGCCACCTGGATTTGCTTCGCATGACGCTGCTTGACCCAGAAAGCGCAAAAACCCTGCGCTTGCTGGACGAGCAGGTTCACCGAATGCGCAACATTGTTCAAAAGCTGTTGCAGTTTTGCCGGCCCGATGAATACGCCTCCTATACCGAGGCAGTCAATGTCAATGAAGTGATTCAGGACAGCATCCTGTTTGTGCGCAGCGAAATTGAAATGGCGCGTGCGCGGCTCAAGCTCGACTTCAATGCCACTGAAACCGTCCAGATCAGCAGGACTGAACTGCAGCAGGTCATGGTCAATTTATTGATCAATGCGGCACATGCACTGGAAGGGCCGTTTGATGGGGAAGACAAATCGCCTGATGAACCTGCCACCATTTTCATCGAAACTTTCAATGCCACATCTGAAGATGGCCACGCCGAAGTTCGGATACGCGTACAAAACAATGGCGAGCCCATCCCCGCCGAACGATTGCAGCTGATTTTCAAGATGTTCTACACCAGCAAGCAGGCAGGGCGGGGTACCGGTTTGGGTTTGCCTGTGTCGCGCATGCTGGTGCAGCGCTACGGTGGTGATCTGATCGCGCAAAGCCCGGTTGTGCCCGTAAGCAAGCCGCAATGGGGCGCATGTTTTGAAATTGTTTTGCGTTGCAAGGCCAAACCTTCAGCCGATATCTTGAAGGAAACAGGTCAACAGATCCTGTTGATTGAAAAGCAACTGTCACAAGGAAACTGA
- the mobB gene encoding molybdopterin-guanine dinucleotide biosynthesis protein B → MPKVFGFAGFSGVGKTTLIEQLLPILIGKGVRVSVIKHAHHDFDIDRPGKDSYRHREAGAYEVLITANKRWVLMHELRDEAEPTLEEQLTRLSPCDLVIVEGFKRADIPKIEIWREANGKPMLYPQDPNIVAVACDAEIECRGLPVLPLNDPPTIAQFILEHFLND, encoded by the coding sequence GTGCCCAAGGTGTTTGGATTTGCCGGTTTTTCCGGCGTAGGCAAGACCACATTGATCGAGCAGTTGTTGCCGATCCTGATTGGCAAAGGTGTGCGCGTGTCAGTCATCAAGCACGCCCACCACGACTTTGACATTGACCGGCCCGGCAAGGATTCCTATCGACACCGTGAGGCCGGCGCCTATGAAGTATTGATTACGGCCAACAAGCGTTGGGTATTGATGCATGAGCTGCGGGATGAAGCAGAGCCTACCCTGGAAGAACAATTAACTCGCCTTTCACCTTGCGATCTGGTGATTGTTGAAGGTTTCAAAAGGGCCGATATCCCAAAAATCGAAATCTGGCGTGAGGCAAACGGCAAGCCAATGTTGTATCCTCAAGACCCCAATATCGTGGCGGTGGCCTGTGATGCGGAAATCGAGTGCCGCGGTTTGCCCGTTCTGCCGCTGAATGATCCACCCACGATTGCGCAATTTATTTTGGAACACTTTTTGAATGATTGA
- the glp gene encoding gephyrin-like molybdotransferase Glp — protein MIELNDLLAQIWPLAVQQTVGIEQVELKQALGRVLAQDVISTLDVPQHDNSGMDGYAVRSADFVAQRQFEVSQRIPAGASPDALLPGTVARIFTGAPIPPGSDSVVMQEDVQVLGDGQVVFNALPKAGQWIRCAGEDIATGQVVLSKGTRLDAIHVGLLASIGVAEVAVARRLKVGVMATGSELQRPGSPLKAGQIYNSNEYVWCGLLSALNVDVVSVGIVPDNFKATCAALESLADCDAVISSGGVSVGEEDHVKPAIEKVGELRSWKVAMKPGKPIAFGHINRLQGGYSWFFGLPGNPVSSAVAFKLIVKPFLDLLQGQAVTQVDWRLRMQQVQADFAWLKPDERREEFLRVHVQSGKARLFANQSSGVLTSLAQSNGLVRLAKGQVVSPGEWVDCVMYRDLMS, from the coding sequence ATGATTGAACTGAATGACCTGCTTGCCCAGATTTGGCCTTTGGCTGTTCAGCAAACTGTGGGCATTGAGCAAGTTGAATTGAAACAGGCTCTTGGGCGTGTTCTGGCTCAAGATGTGATCTCTACGCTGGATGTGCCGCAGCATGACAACAGCGGCATGGATGGCTATGCAGTGCGCAGTGCAGATTTTGTTGCCCAAAGGCAATTTGAGGTGTCGCAACGTATTCCGGCTGGTGCCTCGCCTGACGCTTTGTTGCCGGGTACGGTGGCCAGGATTTTTACGGGTGCCCCCATTCCGCCAGGTTCGGATTCCGTGGTCATGCAAGAGGACGTTCAAGTACTGGGTGATGGTCAGGTTGTTTTCAATGCCTTGCCCAAAGCAGGGCAGTGGATTCGGTGCGCGGGCGAAGACATTGCCACAGGCCAGGTTGTGTTGTCCAAAGGCACGCGTCTGGATGCCATTCACGTGGGTTTGCTGGCCTCAATTGGAGTGGCAGAAGTGGCTGTGGCCCGGCGACTGAAAGTGGGCGTGATGGCCACAGGCAGCGAACTGCAACGCCCGGGAAGCCCTTTGAAAGCCGGTCAAATCTACAATTCCAACGAGTATGTGTGGTGTGGTTTGCTGAGTGCCTTGAACGTGGACGTGGTGTCGGTGGGTATTGTGCCCGACAACTTCAAGGCCACCTGCGCAGCGCTTGAATCACTGGCCGATTGTGACGCCGTGATCAGTTCCGGCGGGGTGTCCGTGGGCGAAGAAGACCATGTGAAGCCTGCCATTGAAAAAGTGGGTGAATTGCGTTCATGGAAAGTGGCCATGAAGCCGGGAAAACCGATCGCTTTTGGTCACATCAACCGCCTGCAAGGTGGCTACAGCTGGTTTTTTGGCTTGCCGGGTAACCCGGTTTCCAGTGCGGTTGCATTCAAGCTGATCGTGAAGCCTTTTTTGGATCTATTGCAGGGGCAGGCCGTGACCCAGGTGGATTGGCGTTTGCGCATGCAGCAGGTGCAGGCGGATTTCGCCTGGTTGAAGCCCGATGAGCGCCGGGAGGAGTTTTTGCGTGTCCATGTACAATCCGGAAAAGCGCGGCTGTTTGCCAACCAGAGTTCGGGCGTGCTCACCTCACTGGCCCAGTCCAATGGCTTGGTTCGTCTGGCCAAGGGGCAGGTGGTAAGTCCCGGTGAGTGGGTTGATTGTGTGATGTATCGGGATTTGATGTCATGA
- the moaD gene encoding molybdopterin converting factor subunit 1: protein MKVKVRFFASLKEQLGQDSMDVEADFSPATVAGLRAHLCSDPAFAKVFEQAGRLRAAVNQDMADDNTPVPEVAEVAFFPPVTGG, encoded by the coding sequence ATGAAAGTGAAAGTACGGTTTTTTGCCAGTTTGAAAGAACAACTGGGGCAAGACAGCATGGATGTTGAGGCTGATTTTTCGCCCGCCACCGTGGCAGGCCTGCGTGCCCACCTGTGTAGCGACCCAGCTTTTGCCAAAGTGTTTGAGCAGGCTGGGCGCTTGCGTGCAGCGGTCAATCAGGACATGGCTGATGACAACACCCCCGTGCCTGAAGTGGCCGAAGTGGCCTTTTTTCCACCTGTAACGGGGGGTTGA
- the moaE gene encoding molybdopterin synthase catalytic subunit MoaE, with the protein MLRSKVLVQEADFDVSTEVRWLREGLPEIGAVATFIGTVRDMNENSMVQAMTLEHYPGMTEKALENILKVADSRFEISSAMIIHRVGPLYPEDQIVFAAATSAHRQQAFLACEFIMDYLKTEAPFWKKEDTPQGARWVSARDSDDTAMKRWEQDQ; encoded by the coding sequence ATGCTGCGATCCAAAGTGTTGGTTCAAGAGGCTGATTTCGATGTGTCAACGGAGGTTCGCTGGCTTCGGGAAGGGTTGCCCGAAATTGGTGCGGTGGCCACCTTCATTGGTACGGTTCGTGACATGAATGAAAACAGCATGGTTCAGGCCATGACACTTGAGCATTACCCGGGCATGACCGAAAAAGCGCTGGAAAATATCCTGAAAGTTGCCGATTCGCGTTTTGAAATCAGCTCGGCGATGATTATTCACCGGGTGGGCCCCTTGTATCCGGAAGACCAGATCGTGTTTGCAGCCGCGACCAGTGCGCATCGCCAGCAGGCTTTTCTGGCCTGTGAATTCATCATGGACTACCTCAAAACTGAAGCGCCTTTCTGGAAAAAGGAAGACACGCCGCAGGGCGCGCGCTGGGTGTCCGCACGCGATAGCGACGACACCGCCATGAAGCGCTGGGAGCAAGACCAGTGA